The genomic window AGGCATATAGGAGAGGAGCTAAAGTAATAACAATTGAAAAAAATAAAAATGTTTTAGAATTGGCTAAATTAAATCCATACAGTGAAGAATTATTTAAAGGAAATATTAAAGTTATTTTAGGAGATGCTTTTGATGTATTAAAGAGTTTTGTAGATAATAGTTTTACAGCTATTATTCATGATCCCCCAAGATTCAGCTTAGCAGGACATCTATACAGTGAAGAATTTTATAGAGAGTTGTATAGGGTATTAAAACCTGGTGGAAGATTATTTCACTATGTAGGAAATCCTGGAAAGAAATATAGAGGAAAGGATTTACAAAAAGGAGTCATGGAAAGATTAAGAAAGGTAGGATTTAAAGAGGTTAAGAAAGTTGAAAAGGCTTTAGGTGTTGTAGCTAAAAAATTATAGAGTTTTTATCATTGCTTCATCAATAGGATTTATTTCTTTTCCAGTTATCTCTTTATATAAATCTTTATAATTACAATTTATTCCTTTCTTTTTAAAAAAGTTGCATATATTTATACAATCCCTTATTAAAAGTGCATTAGCTAAGGGATGTTGTGTAATAACACTCTGTGAGAAATCTATAAAATAGATCTCATCTTCTTTAACAAGTATATTGTATTCACTCAGATCTCCATGGACAAGCTCTTCTTCATACAACTTTATCATAAAATCTTTTACTGTTTTAAAAGCATTTTCCCAATCAATTTCTACTTCTTTTAGCTTTGGTGCAGGATCTCCCCTAACACCAATAAAATCCATAACTAAAACATTTTCTCTTCTTAATCTGGCTTTTGGAGCATTTATTATAGATGAGGCCCTCTTTAAATTTCTAAACTCTTTTTCAACCCATGCATTAACTATAGCCCTTCTACTACTTCTCTTAATATGTAATCTTGGATCTCCTTGAAGATATTTTAACATAGTTTTAAAATCACAAGTGGCTACTCTATAGATTTTAACAGCTCTATACAAATGTCCTTTTCTAGCCTTTAAAACAACAGCTTCTTTTCCAGAGTTTATAACCCCTATATATTCACTTAAGTGTTTTCCAGCTAATATACTAAATAATATCATAAGTGTTCTTTTATCAAAAACCTCATTAGCCGTTTTTAATTCTTCTAAGAATTTTCTTTC from Methanocaldococcus villosus KIN24-T80 includes these protein-coding regions:
- a CDS encoding serine protein kinase RIO; translated protein: MSCYKKGESIDYEKYLSNKEEFELDKEYQKEILERERKFLEELKTANEVFDKRTLMILFSILAGKHLSEYIGVINSGKEAVVLKARKGHLYRAVKIYRVATCDFKTMLKYLQGDPRLHIKRSSRRAIVNAWVEKEFRNLKRASSIINAPKARLRRENVLVMDFIGVRGDPAPKLKEVEIDWENAFKTVKDFMIKLYEEELVHGDLSEYNILVKEDEIYFIDFSQSVITQHPLANALLIRDCINICNFFKKKGINCNYKDLYKEITGKEINPIDEAMIKTL